In Planctomycetota bacterium, a single window of DNA contains:
- a CDS encoding isoprenylcysteine carboxylmethyltransferase family protein, with protein sequence MPNNETDPGRSKLSRLADILLKIAAFFIILEPIWMLLPFAGFLYGSVMHIQMLSSNPKLSWLVYFVLPTHTLFPVGIILVVVGFMIFLIGASQIYYAKLFKKGMVTKGIYRFFRHPQYVSLSIFCIGIILTWGRFITYIAFFVMLWLYYYLSKSEERQCQAAFGAEYDAYKKTVWFLFPGEGLLFKLWAGVPKPKLPKSAAIAVSGILVISFAIASGFFIQWVRAETRQTIPCIQAKKTFTGSSAEVDLIMVKGPAMQAAPFEAGRTEFMDKQFQALMASAKINKLLGYLGLGEKDTVLVFLTPGKNWHDQMGRHDSNKVDLFILVLNTPVKYNGANFSQFRRAWAIRKAVFVDDFSYQAFKEGKDPAQGEMTIPGPPRGEFPEFLRVKFEERVDFFLSGL encoded by the coding sequence ATGCCGAATAATGAAACGGACCCCGGACGCTCAAAACTATCCCGGCTGGCGGACATCCTGCTGAAAATCGCCGCTTTCTTTATCATCCTGGAACCTATCTGGATGCTATTGCCCTTTGCCGGGTTCCTTTACGGCTCGGTCATGCACATCCAGATGCTCAGCAGTAATCCCAAGCTATCCTGGCTGGTCTATTTCGTCCTGCCCACCCATACGCTCTTCCCGGTCGGCATAATTTTGGTAGTAGTCGGCTTTATGATTTTCCTTATCGGCGCTTCCCAGATATACTACGCCAAACTCTTCAAAAAAGGCATGGTCACCAAAGGCATCTACCGGTTCTTCCGCCATCCGCAATATGTATCGCTGTCGATTTTCTGCATTGGCATCATCCTGACCTGGGGCCGGTTCATCACCTACATCGCCTTCTTTGTCATGCTCTGGCTCTATTATTATTTATCCAAGAGCGAGGAGCGCCAGTGCCAGGCCGCCTTCGGCGCCGAATATGACGCCTACAAGAAAACGGTCTGGTTCCTGTTCCCCGGAGAGGGGCTTCTGTTTAAGCTCTGGGCTGGCGTGCCGAAACCGAAACTGCCCAAATCGGCCGCAATTGCTGTCTCAGGCATCCTGGTTATAAGTTTTGCCATAGCCAGCGGTTTCTTTATCCAATGGGTTCGGGCTGAAACCCGGCAGACCATTCCCTGCATCCAGGCCAAGAAAACATTCACCGGAAGCTCAGCCGAGGTTGACCTGATTATGGTCAAGGGACCGGCTATGCAGGCCGCGCCTTTTGAAGCCGGGCGGACCGAGTTTATGGACAAGCAATTCCAGGCGCTGATGGCCTCGGCCAAGATAAATAAACTGCTCGGTTATCTCGGCCTGGGCGAAAAAGATACTGTTCTGGTCTTCCTGACTCCGGGAAAAAATTGGCACGACCAGATGGGCCGGCACGACTCCAATAAAGTTGATTTATTTATTCTTGTCCTGAATACCCCGGTCAAATACAATGGCGCTAATTTCAGTCAATTCCGGCGCGCTTGGGCCATCCGCAAGGCCGTATTCGTGGACGATTTCTCATATCAGGCGTTCAAGGAAGGCAAAGACCCGGCCCAGGGTGAGATGACCATTCCGGGACCGCCGCGGGGTGAA